A single Natranaerobius thermophilus JW/NM-WN-LF DNA region contains:
- a CDS encoding ABC transporter permease translates to MIPRIPIGDWFESIIDWIEEVFAVLFDIIDVVIEAIVGSFMYVFDTISVQLSPFVVIILLAALAWRLSGLGVGIFTLLGFSLIVSMDLWEPTMVTFSMILTAGIVALGLGIPIGILASKNEVVNTIVRPVLDFMQTMPAFVYLIPAVIFFSLGLVPGVIATVIFAMPPAIRLTNFGIRQVDKEVIEAGRAFGSTSSQLLFKVQLPLAVPTIMAGVNQTIMLSLSMVVIASMIGAGGLGNIVLRGITQLDIGTGFEGGLSVVILAIFLDRITQSLQ, encoded by the coding sequence ATGATTCCTAGAATACCTATTGGAGACTGGTTTGAAAGTATTATAGACTGGATAGAAGAAGTTTTTGCTGTCTTGTTTGATATTATTGATGTTGTGATTGAAGCTATCGTTGGATCTTTCATGTACGTTTTCGATACAATTTCAGTTCAATTATCACCATTCGTAGTAATTATTTTGCTAGCAGCTTTAGCATGGAGATTAAGTGGACTAGGAGTTGGAATTTTCACTTTACTGGGCTTTAGCCTTATAGTAAGTATGGACCTATGGGAACCGACTATGGTTACCTTTTCAATGATCTTAACTGCAGGTATTGTGGCTTTAGGACTTGGAATACCCATTGGTATTCTGGCATCAAAAAATGAAGTAGTAAATACAATTGTACGACCGGTTCTCGACTTTATGCAGACCATGCCAGCTTTCGTCTATCTGATTCCGGCAGTTATATTCTTTAGCCTTGGTTTGGTTCCAGGAGTTATAGCCACAGTTATCTTTGCTATGCCTCCTGCAATTAGGCTAACTAACTTTGGAATTAGGCAAGTGGATAAGGAAGTAATTGAGGCAGGTCGAGCTTTTGGATCAACATCAAGTCAGCTATTATTTAAAGTACAACTGCCTTTGGCTGTCCCAACAATTATGGCTGGTGTTAACCAAACAATTATGCTGTCACTTTCCATGGTTGTTATCGCATCCATGATCGGTGCCGGTGGTTTAGGTAATATTGTATTAAGAGGTATAACACAGCTGGACATAGGAACAGGTTTTGAAGGTGGTTTATCTGTAGTTATTTTAGCAATATTCTTAGATAGAATCACTCAAAGTCTTCAATAA